The Synergistaceae bacterium sequence AGGCAAAATGCTTGAAGCCCGCTCCAAAGGCAGGACGACGGACGCACTTAAGTCGTTAATGAGGTTAGCTCCGAAGACGGCAAACGTAATCAGGAACGGGCAGGAAGTTACCGTGCCGGTCGAGCAGGTTCGCAGGGGAGATGTCTTCACTGTCAGGCCGGGCGAGAACATCCCTGTTGACGGTGTAATCATCGAGGGCACGAGCGCGGTCAACGAGTCAGCCTTAACCGGCGAGAGCATCCCCGTCGACAAGGCGGAAGGTGATTCGGTTTCGGCGGCAACGGTGAACCAGTCGGGGTTCATAAAGTGCGAGGCAACCCGCGTCGGCCAAGACACAACGTTATCACAGATCATCAAGATGGTCAGCGATGCATCAGCCACAAAAGCACCCATCGCCGGCATTGCGGACAAGGTCTGCGGAGTGTTTGTGCCTGCAGTTATCGCGGTCGCAGTCATCGTTGTTGCGGGCTGGATGTTCGCGGGAAAATCCTTCGGCGATGCGCTGGGCTACGGAATTGCGGTGCTCGTAATCAGCTGCCCGTGCGCTTTGGGGCTTGCCACGCCTGTTGCGGTTATGGTCGGGAACGGAGTCGGCGCGAAGAACGGAATACTCTTCAAGACAGCGTCATCACTTGAGGAGGCTGGGAAGATTCAGATTGCGGCACTCGACAAGACAGGGACGATAACGAGCGGAGAACCCAAAGTTACCGACATAATCACTGCGGGGGATGTCCTCGAGGACGAGCTGTTATCTCTTGCGTTTTCGCTTGAGGCCAAGAGCGAGCACCCGCTGGCACGTGCTGTTGCGGCCTACGCGAACGAACAGAAAATCTCCGCGCGTGAGGTTGAAGGTTTCAGGGCACTTCCCGGAAACGGACTGACCGCGAAACTCCCGAACGGCTCGGAGCTCACCGGCGGAAGCGTGAAGTTCATGGGAGAGAAGCTCAGCGTTGAGGAGAGGTACATTGCGCAGGCTCAGGCACTGGCTGAGGCTGGGAAGACTCCGCTGATGTTCGCGCGTGATGACGAACTGCTGGGGATTATCGCCGTCGCCGACACGATAAAGCCCGACAGCACTCAGGCCGTCAAGGAGCTCCAGGAGCTCGGGGTCAAAGTAGTGATGCTGACTGGCGACAACGAACGCACTGCGCGGGCAATCGGAGCACAGGCAGGTGTTGATGACGTAATCGCCGGAGTCCTTCCCGACGGCAAAGAAGCGGCAATACGTGAACTGCAGCAGGGCGGCCGTGTCGCGATGGTCGGGGACGGGATCAACGACGCTCCTGCGTTGACGCGCGCGGACATCGGAATAGCCATCGGTGCAGGGACGGACATAGCAATTGATGCGGCGGACGTTGTGCTGATGAAGAGCAGCCTCCTCGATGTTCCTGCGGCAGTACGTCTCAGCCGTGCAACACTCTTCAACATCAAGGAGAATCTTTTCTGGGCGTTCATCTACAACGTGATAGGCATTCCGCTGGCGGCTGGATTGTGGGGCTGGAAGCTCGACCCTATGTTCGGTGCGGCGGCTATGAGCCTCTCCAGCTTCTGCGTCGTAACTAACGCGCTCAGGCTTAACCTGTTCAGCATAAGGGGGAAGAAGTCATGGGAAAAAGTCATGGGGAAGCTGTTTGTTTGCGTGATGCTCCTACTCTTGGCCGGTACTGCACGGGCTGATGTTGAGGAGTTCCGCTATTTCTCGCTGGATGTTCCTGACGGCTGGACTGCGATGGAGGACGGTGCGGCTGTTACGGTGATGAAGGACGACAAGACCGGCTCGCTCTCAATCACTGCCGACAACCCGCAGGGCAAAACGATAGAGGAACTTGCGGCTATGTTCTCCTCCGAGCTCAACGGCACAGCACCAGAACGGGACGAGGAAGGAAGCTACACGTTCAGCTTCAACAACGGAGTGAGCCAGGCCGCGATAGACGGGACGGATGACCTGTACCTGCTGATAATTGGGACGGGAATAGAGCAGAACAGCGAGGCGATGCTTGAGATTTTGGAGTCACTAGAGATGAAGTAAAGCATTGTCCGTGTTAAAATAGATGGTCATTGCGGGGGTGGCGGAATGGCAGACGCGCCAGACTTAGGATCTGGTGTCCTAGACGTAGGGGTTCAAGTCCCCTCCTCCGCACCATCATTCATTAATTCCATGAGAGAGGATTACACACAAAAATCATGAAGGGTATAGTTCTTGCAGGAGGCAGCGGGACACGTCTTTACCCTCTGACACTCGTAACATCAAAGCAGCTCCTTCCGGTCTACGACAAGCCGATGATATACTACCCCGTCTCTGTGCTTATGCGCGCTCGTATCCGCGACATCCTCATCATCTCTACACCCGACGACCTTCCGCGCTTCGAGAAACTTTTAGGGAGCGGCTCACAGTTCGGAGTGAATTTCTCCTATGCCGAGCAGCCATCACCTGACGGACTAGCACAGGCATTCATTATCGGCAAAAAGTTCATCGGCACGGACTGTGTAGCAATGATACTCGGCGATAACATTTTTGCGGGCAACGGCCTCGTGAAGAAGCTCCGCGAGGCTTCAGGAAATGCCTTGATGGGCAATGAAGCAACAATCTTCGGCTACTACGTCGATGACCCCGAGAGGTTCGGCATCGTTGAGTTCGACGGGCAGGGGCACGCGGTCTCGATCGAAGAGAAGCCCGAGCACCCGAAGAGCAACTACTGTGTTACGGGGCTATACTTCTACGACAACAGAGTCATAGAGTTCGCGGAGAGCCTCAAGCCCTCAAAGCGCGGAGAGCTGGAGATTACCGACCTCAACCGCATATATCTCGAGCGCGGAGAACTTAACGTCGAGCTTCTTGGGCAGGGGTACTCGTGGCTGGACACAGGAACTCATGAGAGCTTGGCCGACGCAACTAACTTTGTGCGCACGCTCGAGACACACCAGCACAGAAAGATTGCGTGCCTCGAGGAGATAGCGTACCTCAACGGCTGGATTACGCGCGACGACGTGATGAGAATCTGCGAGCAGTTCAGCAAGAACCAATACGGGCAATACCTGCGGGACATTCTGGAGGGGAAATACATCGATGCATAGGACACTAATAACCGGCGCGAACGGCCAGCTGGGCAGAGACCTTGTCCGCGAGCTCACGTCAAGAGGCGTTGACTGCACAGCGTCGGACATTCAGGAGAGATACTCGGGCAGCGAAGACTGCATGTATATTCCGCTGGACATAACGGACGATAAGGACGTAACTTCTGCGTTCATGTTCACCCAGCCGGAAAGGGTAATACATTGTGCGGCATGGACTGCTGTTGACGCGGCAGAGGAGACGGCTAACCGCAAGAAGGTATTTGCTGTGAACGCTCAGGGCACAGAGAACATTGCGAAGGCGTGCAGAGATTACGGTGCCGCCATGACGTACCTCAGCACGGATTACGTTTTCAGCGGGGAGGGCGTTGATGCCTGGAAGCCGGATGAAAACTCATTCTCGCCCCCGAATTATTACGGCAAAACTAAACTTGCAGGCGAGCTTGCTGTCAGGCTTCACGTCGAACGATACTTCATCGTCAGGATTGCGTGGGTCTTCGGCCGGAACGGCAATAACTTCGTCAGGACAATGCTGAAGCTCGCGGAAACTCATGACACTCTGCGCGTCGTCAATGACCAGATAGGCACGCCGACATACACGCCGGATCTTGCGCGTCTTCTTGCGGACATGAACGAGTCCGACAAATTCGGCATCTACCACGCGACGAACGAGGGCGGGTACATCAGCTGGTACGACTTTGCGTGCGAGATTTTTGCCCAAGCCGGAAAGTCCGTGAACGTCATTCCCGTAACGACGGAGGAATACGGCCTCTCGAAGGCGAAGCGTCCCCACAACTCGCGCCTTGACAAGAGCAAGCTGGTCGAGGCAGGCTTCACGCCCCTTCCTGACTGGCGGGATGCACTGAGGAGGTATTTGGCTGATGGGGCAGATTAGCGTCGAGCACAACGCCGGAGGAATTGAGGGGCTGTGCGTGATTACCCCGACGCTTCACGGCGACAGACGGGGCTACTTCATGGAGACGTACAATCTGCGCGACATGCAGGAAGCCGGAATAGATACAGTGTTCGTCCAAGACAACCAGAGCAGCAGCACTAAGGGGGTACTTCGCGGACTGCACTACCAGATACATTACCCGCAGGCAAAGTTAGTGAGGGTGATTAGAGGAAGTGTGTATGATGTGGCTGTTGACGTACGGAGAGGAAGCCCGACGTTCGGGAAGTGGTACGGCATCGAGCTCACTGCGGAGAATCACAGACAGTTCTTCATTCCGAGAGGGTTCGCACACGGATTTCTTGTGCTGTCGGACGAGGCGGAGTTCTGCTACAAGTGCGACGACTTCTGGCATC is a genomic window containing:
- a CDS encoding copper-translocating P-type ATPase; translated protein: MPDTYDITGMSCAACSARIERVVKKLDGVASCSVSLLTNSMNVEGTASPSAIIAAVEKAGYGAKLRTPEPEISHAQEEEALADHETPKLKRRLIASLGFLLVLMYFSMGHMLNLPLPAFFVDNHIAQGLAQLLLAGIIMVINQKFFISGFSTLLHLAPNMDTLVAMGSFSSFAWSVYVLFMMTKPHTFTVHDFYFESAGMILTLITIGKMLEARSKGRTTDALKSLMRLAPKTANVIRNGQEVTVPVEQVRRGDVFTVRPGENIPVDGVIIEGTSAVNESALTGESIPVDKAEGDSVSAATVNQSGFIKCEATRVGQDTTLSQIIKMVSDASATKAPIAGIADKVCGVFVPAVIAVAVIVVAGWMFAGKSFGDALGYGIAVLVISCPCALGLATPVAVMVGNGVGAKNGILFKTASSLEEAGKIQIAALDKTGTITSGEPKVTDIITAGDVLEDELLSLAFSLEAKSEHPLARAVAAYANEQKISAREVEGFRALPGNGLTAKLPNGSELTGGSVKFMGEKLSVEERYIAQAQALAEAGKTPLMFARDDELLGIIAVADTIKPDSTQAVKELQELGVKVVMLTGDNERTARAIGAQAGVDDVIAGVLPDGKEAAIRELQQGGRVAMVGDGINDAPALTRADIGIAIGAGTDIAIDAADVVLMKSSLLDVPAAVRLSRATLFNIKENLFWAFIYNVIGIPLAAGLWGWKLDPMFGAAAMSLSSFCVVTNALRLNLFSIRGKKSWEKVMGKLFVCVMLLLLAGTARADVEEFRYFSLDVPDGWTAMEDGAAVTVMKDDKTGSLSITADNPQGKTIEELAAMFSSELNGTAPERDEEGSYTFSFNNGVSQAAIDGTDDLYLLIIGTGIEQNSEAMLEILESLEMK
- the rfbA gene encoding glucose-1-phosphate thymidylyltransferase RfbA, yielding MKGIVLAGGSGTRLYPLTLVTSKQLLPVYDKPMIYYPVSVLMRARIRDILIISTPDDLPRFEKLLGSGSQFGVNFSYAEQPSPDGLAQAFIIGKKFIGTDCVAMILGDNIFAGNGLVKKLREASGNALMGNEATIFGYYVDDPERFGIVEFDGQGHAVSIEEKPEHPKSNYCVTGLYFYDNRVIEFAESLKPSKRGELEITDLNRIYLERGELNVELLGQGYSWLDTGTHESLADATNFVRTLETHQHRKIACLEEIAYLNGWITRDDVMRICEQFSKNQYGQYLRDILEGKYIDA
- the rfbD gene encoding dTDP-4-dehydrorhamnose reductase, with translation MHRTLITGANGQLGRDLVRELTSRGVDCTASDIQERYSGSEDCMYIPLDITDDKDVTSAFMFTQPERVIHCAAWTAVDAAEETANRKKVFAVNAQGTENIAKACRDYGAAMTYLSTDYVFSGEGVDAWKPDENSFSPPNYYGKTKLAGELAVRLHVERYFIVRIAWVFGRNGNNFVRTMLKLAETHDTLRVVNDQIGTPTYTPDLARLLADMNESDKFGIYHATNEGGYISWYDFACEIFAQAGKSVNVIPVTTEEYGLSKAKRPHNSRLDKSKLVEAGFTPLPDWRDALRRYLADGAD
- the rfbC gene encoding dTDP-4-dehydrorhamnose 3,5-epimerase, yielding MGQISVEHNAGGIEGLCVITPTLHGDRRGYFMETYNLRDMQEAGIDTVFVQDNQSSSTKGVLRGLHYQIHYPQAKLVRVIRGSVYDVAVDVRRGSPTFGKWYGIELTAENHRQFFIPRGFAHGFLVLSDEAEFCYKCDDFWHPNDEGGIIWNDPTIAITWPDVGVPLTLSDKDKVLPSFKEAVLP